From a single Capsicum annuum cultivar UCD-10X-F1 chromosome 12, UCD10Xv1.1, whole genome shotgun sequence genomic region:
- the LOC124889672 gene encoding adrenodoxin-like protein 2, mitochondrial, with translation MIVDVCADHPSAFWNQKKHIVTLSYEDNFPENNIPTKFRPCQIIAELVEFCKKEIDNLLQKEKKPGVPRISVSFVDKDGEENHIKVHVGMFMLEVAHENNIELEGSCEVLLVCSTCHVIVIDVVYYNKLEDPIDVEYDMLDLDFGMTYIYILSRLVCQVIAIPELGRIWLALPVENETTVDGYKLKPY, from the exons ATGATTGTTGATGTTTGTGCCGATCATCCCAGTGCCTTTTGGAATCAGAAAAAGCACATTGTCACTCTTTCATATGAGGATAATTTTCCTGAGAATAATATCCCAACCAAATTTCGACCGTGCCAAATAATTGCTGAATTAGTCGAATTctgtaaaaaagaaattgataatttgttaCAAAAAG AAAAGAAACCTGGTGTTCCCAG AATATCTGTAAGTTTTGTTGACAAGGATGGAGAAGAGAACCATATAAAGGTCCATGTTGGAATGTTTATGTTAGAAGTTGCAC ATGAAAATAACATTGAACTTGAAG GATCATGTGAAGTTTTGCTTGTCTGTTCCACATGTCATGTGATTGTTATC GATGTGGTGTACTACAACAAGCTAGAAGATCCAATAGATGTCGAATATGATATGTTGGATCTTGATTTTGGTATGACCTACATATATATCTT GTCTCGTTTAGTTTGTCAGGTAATTGCAATACCTGAACTTGGTAGAATTTGGTTAGCTCTCCCTGTTGAAAATGAGAC